The nucleotide window TCGACGCCCTGCTGAGTCAGCTCGAGTCGCTGCGCTAAACCCCCAACAACCCTAACCCCCTCTGCCTAGTGGAGGTAATAAATGCCCAATCGTCTGCTTGGAGCTTTATTGAGCACCGGGGTTTTGGCTCTGGGCTTAGGGATGGCCCAAAACATCGGGGGCTTCCCTCAGGAGGTACGCGCCGGTAGCTTGCCGGGACCCGTCGACTTTCTCAAGCCCATCGGACCTCACCTCTCCGGGCGGCTTTGGCTGCTGACGCAAGGCATGGAGCCCCGCCTCGCAGCGGCGCTGGCCGGGGAGCGCGAGGGTGAGGGCTTCCGCAGCGAGTATCAGCGGGTCCTGGGCCTCTTCCGCTCCTTCACCAATCCCCTTCTGCAAGCCCCAGGCGCGGCGGCGCTGGTGCCTTACCGCGAACCCGGACCCGCCTTCAGCCGGGGGGTGCTGGTGACCCGTGACCTGGGCGATATCCCCATCCAGACCGAACCCCATTTGGCCGTCAACCCCAAAGACCCCGACCACCTGGTGATGGGCGTGATCGACTACAACATGGCCTCGCTGGTGAGCTACGTCAGCCAGGACGGTGGAGCCAGTTGGGAGGGGCCTTTCCAGGCTCCCTACCTGCTCGACGACCTGGGCAGTGGTGGTGACCCGGTGCTGGCCTTCGACCGCCAGGGTCGCCTCTACATGACCGGCATCTCCATCGGCCTGGAGGAGTTCACGGTAGGACCCTTCGCCCTGTTCTCGTTGGTCTCGAGCATGTCCGTCGCCCGCTCCGACGACGGGGGCTTCAACTTCCCCAACACCTATTCCTCTGCCCGCAGCGACGTCATCACCGACAAGCTCTCCACCGACCGCCAGGGCCGGGTGCGCGGGGAGGTCTCGGTAGGCTTCCTCGACAAGCCCTGGCTGGCCGTGGGCCCCAACCCCAAAGACCCCACCAAAGACATCGTCTATGTGGTCTACACCGACTTCGAAACCGTCTACGAGCCGCTGTACGTGGACGAGATCCTTACCCTCTCGGCCCGCGAGACCCGCACCACCATCCGGCTGGTCAAGTCCGAAGACGGGGGAGCGACCTGGAGCCAGCCCCTCGCCGTGAGCCCCACCGTGCGCGAGACCTACGGCGAGGGCGACGGCGCCCCCGGTGACGGCGAAGCGCTGGGTACCCGGCGGGTGGTGCAGGGCGGCAACGTGGCCGTAGGCCCCGACGGCTCGGTCTACGTGGCCTACTTCGACTCCACCAACGACGAGAGCTTCAAGGGGCAGGGTGAAATCTACATCGCCCGCTCCACCGACGGCGGCAACACCTTCTCTAGGCCGGTGGTGGCCTCGAGCTTCAATGAAATTCCATTCCGTGCGCGCACCAACAACTTTCGCTTCTGGGCCAGCGGCTTCCCCCAGATGGCCATCGGGCCGCAAGGGGACGTGTACATCGTCTACGCCGCGCGGCCCAGCGACAAGAGCGCCGACGACGCCGACATCTACCTGGTGCGCTCGCAGGACGGAGGCAGGAGCTTTGGCCGACCCAAGCGCCTCAATGCCGATGAGACCAGCCGGGTACAGTTCTTCCCCGCCATCGCCGTCGACCCCAAAGGGGTGATCCACGTGATGTGGGGCGACACCCGCGACGACCGCTCGCAACTGCGCTACCACATCTACTACACCCGCTCGGAGGACCGGGGCGAGAACTGGGGCTTCGAGATCAAGGAACAGAACCTCAAAAGCGGTGACGTGCGGGTTACCGACTTCCCCTCCAACCCCAACAAGGGCTTCCCCGGCGGGCAGTTCATCGGGGATTACTTCTCCATCCGGGCCACCGACGAGGACGTGTACATGCTGTGGGCCGACAGCCGGCTGGGCGAATTCGGCGGCTTCAACCAGAAGATCGGCTTCGCCCGGCTGCGCTCGCTGCGCCAGCCCGAGATCTTCGCCTCGCCCTCGGCAGGCCCCGGCGGGCAGAGCGTGACCTTGCAGGGCTTCAACTTCCAGCCCGACTCCACCATCTTCGTGCTGCTGGGCGACGGGGTGATCGCCAGCACCCGCTCGAACCTCGAGGGCCGCTTCACCACTACCTTCTACATGCCCGTCACGGGCGAGGGGCCGCAGAACCTGCGCGTGGTGGACGCCTCGGGCAACCTCGCCAGCGGCTCCTTCTTCACCGAGTTCGGCTTCAACAACGTGCAGACCCTGCTGCGCCAGCTCCAGCAACCCTCCCCTGCCGCCAACACCCCCTCCAGCGACCCCCAGCTCGCCAAGCTGCTCGCGGAGATCCAGAAAAACCAAGCCCTCTACCAGCAGCTGCTCGCCCAGATCCAGCAGCTTCAGAAGAGCAATCAGGAGCTCTACACCCAGGTAATGAAGCGGCTCGAGGCCTTGCAGAAGGAAGTTCAGAAACTTCAGCAAACCCCGCCGAGGCGATAACCATGCTGCGTAAGATGCTGCCTTACCTGACCCTGGCCGCCTTAGCGGTGGTCCTGGGGCAGGGCGGGGGATACAAACCCCCGCATCAGAAGCCAGGTCCATCGGCCGAGCGCCTGGTCTTCCGGGCCTTCAACGCCGACCGCGCACCCCTCGACCTCAAGGCCGGGCAGATGGACCTCTACCTCTTCAGCCTCAAGACCACCGCCGCCCAGGAACTGCGCGGCACTCCGGGGATCAGGCTCTACCAGGCCCCGGCCACCAGCCTCTCGCTCATCCTCAACCCCGCACCCGCTCCCCAGGGCCAGCTCAACCCCTTCTCCATCAAGGAGGTGCGCCAGGCGGTGCAGTTGCTGGTCAACCGCGAGTTCATCGCCCGCGACATCTTCCGGGGCAACGCCTTCCCCATGATCACCCACCTCTCCCCGCGCGACTTCGACTTCCTGGCCATCTACGACCTCGACCGGGGCTCGGGCATCCGCTACGACCCCGAGCGGGCCAGGAGCCAGATCGCCCAGGCCATGCGCCAGGCCGGGGCCGAGCTGGTGGGGGGTCGGTGGCAGTACCGGGGTCAGCCCATCCGGCTCAAATTCATCGCCCGCGTGGAGGACGAGCGCCGCGAGATCGGCGACCTGGTGCGCTCGGAGCTCGAGAAGGCCGGTTTCACCGTAGCCATGAGCTATCAGACCTTCGCGCCTGCCGTGCTAACGGTGTATTCCTCCGACCCCAAGGCGCTGGAGTGGCACCTCTACACCGAAGGCTGGGGCCGGGGCGCGCCGCAGCGCTACGAGTTCGGCAGCATCAACAGCTTCTATGCCCCCTGGCTGGGCAACATGCCCGGCTGGCAACAGGCTGGCTTCTGGCAGTACCAGAACAAGGAGCTCGACGAGCTGGGCAAGAAGCTCTTCACCGGCGACTTCAAAAGCGAGGCCGAGCGCAACCAACTCTACCGTCGCATGACCCAGCTCGGCCTGGAGGAGTCGGTGCGGGTGTGGCTGGTCACCGCCGTCAACACCTTCCCCGCCCGCGCCGAGCTCACCGGCATCACCGAGGACCTGGTGGCCGGGCCGCGCAACCCCTGGGCGCTGCGCGAAGCCTACGTGCCGGGCAAGGACACCGTGACGGTGGGGCATCTGTGGGTGTGGACCGAGCGCTCGACCTGGAACCCCATAGGCGGCATCGGCGACGTGTATTCCAGCGACATCTACCGCAACCTGGCCGACCCGCCGCTGTGGAACCAGCCCTTCACCGGCGAGACCAAGCCCTTCCGCGCCGACTTCAAGGTGGAGACCGCCGGGCCTACGGGCAAGCTGGCCATTCCGAGCGACGCGGTGCTGTGGGACGCCGCCAGCACCCGCTGGAGGCCCGTGGCGGCGGGCGCCCGCGCCACCAGCAAGGTCACCTTCGACTACTCGCGCTACTTCAGCAGCAAGTGGCACCACGGCCAGCGCATCAGCATGGCCGACGTGCTCTACTCCATCGCCCAGGGCTACGAGCTGGCCTACAACCCCGAGAAGTCCAAGATCGAGGTGGCCATCGCCGTCACCAGCCGACCCCTGCTCGAGACCTTCAAAGGCTTCCGGGTGGTAGAGCAAAACCGGCTCGAGGTCTACGTGGACTTCTGGCACTTCGAGCCCTCGCTGATCGCGGGCTATGCCCTGCCTTCGGGGGTGGGCACCCCCTGGGAGCTCTTGGCCGCGATGGACGACCTGGTCTTCAAGCAGCGCCGCGCCGCCTACACCGACACCGCCGCCGCCCGCTTCGACGTGCCCTGGCTGAGCCTGGTGCTCGACAAGGACGCGCGGGCCGTGGTGCGCACCCTGCGGCAGTTCAGCGACAGCGGCTACGTGCCCGAGGGCGTGTTCGAGCTTGGAGGGCGCAGCCTGGTGAGCGCTCAGGAGGCCAAGGCCCGCTACCAGGCGGCCATCGAGTGGTTCAACAAGTACGGCCACCTGGTCATCTCCAACGGCCCCTTCTTCTTAGCCCGCTACGACCCGCCCGCCCAGTACGCCGAGCTGCGGGCCTTCCGCGACCCCAGCTACCCCTACAAGCCCGGCGACTGGTTCCAGGGCGAGCCCCCCGAGCTGGCCATCACCCGCGTGGACGCCCCCAGGGTCTCCATCGGCAGGAGCGCCGAGGTCAAGGCCAGCCTGCGCGGCCCCGGCACCCTGGGCCTGCGCTATTTGCTGGTAGACCCCGCCAGCGGCAAGGTGCTGGCCCAGGGCCAGAGCAAAACGGCCAGAGCCGGAGACTTCAGCGTGACCCTGGACGCCAACGCCACCAGAGGGCTCAAGCAGGGGCTCTACCGCCTCTACCTCGCCGCCTACAGCGACAGCCTGGCCTCGGTGGCCGAGCGCACCGTGGACCTCAACGTGGCGCCGTAACCACCCCGCTTCCCATCGCAATGCTCGAGCCCTCCCTCCTCCGCCCCCTGCTCCTTCGCGCCCTCACCCTCTTCGGGGTGCTCATCGCCGTACTGGTGCTGCTGGCGGTGAGCCTGGGGGCCACGGGTTTTTCGGACAAGATCCTGCAGGCCACGGTGGGCGAGGAACTGCGCGCCCTGCGCACCTCGCTGACCCAGACCATCCGCGATCCCGACCAGCTCGAAGCCGCCCTCGAGGCCAGGCGCAAGGAGCTGCTGGCCTCGTACGGCCTGGACAGGCCTTGGTACACCCGCATCCCCGGCATGGTCTGGCGGGTGCTTACCCTCGACTTAGGCGAAGCCCGCAACCTGCGCAGCTACGACGGCTCGAGCCGCATCGCCGACATCGTGCTCGAGCGCCTGCCCAACACCATCGTGCTCCTGACCACCGCCACCGTCATCACCGCCGTCATCGGCATCCTGGCGGGGGTGTGGATGTCGACGCGGGTGGGCTCGAGGCTCGACCGCTTCATAGCCTACCTGGCCGCCGTTTCCTACGCGGTGCCTACCTGGTGGCTGGGGATTCTGCTGGTGCTGGTGCTGGCCTTCAAGCTCGAGTTGTTGCCGCCAGGTGGGATGTATAGCGCCCCCCCACCCGAAGGGGGCCTGGCCCGCTTCCTCGACCTGCTGTGGCACTCGATCCTGCCGGTGCTCACGCTGGTGCTTGCCAGCGTGGGCCCCTCGATTTACTCCATCCGCACCCTCACCCTCAACATCGCCCAGGAGGATCACGTAACCGTGGCGCGAGCCAAGGGCATGCCCGAGCCCGTCGTGCGCAACCGCCACATCCTGCGCGTGGCCGCCCCGCCCATCGTGACCGGGCTGATCCTGGGGCTCGCCGGAAGCCTGGGGGGCTCGATTTTGGTGGAAACCATCTTCGACTGGCGCGGCATGGGGCGGCTGTACTACGACGCCATCGCCGGAACCCCCGACGAGGGCCTGATCGTAGCGCTCACCTTCATGTTCACCCTGCTCTACGTCATCGCCCGGCTGATCCTGGAAGTCCTGTACGTCTGGCTCGACCCCAGGGTGCGCTACGAGGGGGGCCCGTGAGGCTGGGGTTGCGCACGGTGTTGCGAGAGTTGTGGGCCACGGGGGCCGGAAGGGCGGGGCTACTGCTCTTTGGACTGCTGGTGCTGGCGGCGCTCTACGTGACGCTCACTTACCCCCGCGACTTCGGCCCCCGGCGCTGGAGCAACCCGGCCATCTGGGGTGACTACCCCAAGGCCGCGCCCCCGGCCTGGATCAACCTGCTGGGCCCCAAGCGGCCCGAGCACCGCATCCTCGAGGCCCGCTCCCCCACCCGCAGCGAGGGCAACCGCAGGGTCTACGCGCTGAGCTTCGACTTCCAGAGCGACCAGCCCCCCACCTTTCTCTCCTTCTCGCTGGCCGACGTGACCTACCAGGCCCGCCCGCCCACCGTCGAGGCAGTGCTCATCCGGCCCGACGGGGGCAGGATCCCCCTCTATCGCACGGTGATCTCCGGCCCCTTTGTGGGCGAGAATCCACCCTACCGACGCCACCAGGACGAAGCCCTGCGGGCGGCGCTGGATAGCGAGCCCGGCGCCATCGAGGCCACCTACGACTACCTGGTGAGGCAAGCCCCCGACATCGCCTACGACGCAGTGCAGCGCCAGTTGCCGCTGGCGCTGTTCGGGCGCTGGGTGGACGGGGGCTTCGTGACGCTCAAGGGAGCCTACCGGCTCGAGGTCACCCTCAGCGTGGACGACCCGCGCGATTCGGTCGGCCTGGTACGCTTCGTCGCCGGAGGGGCAGTCTATGGCCTCATGGGCACCGACGCTCAGGGCCGCGACCTGACCCAGGGCCTGCTGTTCGGGCTGCCCATCGCGCTGCTGATCGGGCTGGCGGTGGCCACGCTGAGCACCTTGCTGGGCACCGCGCTGGGCCTCATCAGCGGCTACGCCGGCGGGCGTACCGACCTCTTGATCCAGCGGGCTGCCGACGTCGTCAACAACGTGCCGGTGCTGCCCCTCCTAATCTTCATGGTCTTCGTGCTGGGGGCGCGGCTGTGGTTGATCCTGCTGGTGCTGGTGCTCTTTAGCTGGCCCGGCCTCACCATCTTGGTGCGTTCGATGGTGCTCTCCCTGCGCACCTCGCCCGAGGTGGAGGCTGCCCGCGCCCTGGGGGCTTCGCGCAGCCGCATCATCGTCCACCACATCTTCCCCCACATCGCCCCCTTCATCTTCGCCACCCTCATCTTCTCGGCCCCCTCCGCCATCCTGGCCGAGGCCGGGCTGAGCTTTTTGGGCCTGGGCGACCCCACCCTGCCCACCTGGGGCCAGATCCTCGAGCAGGGCTTCCGCACCGGCGCGGTTTATCTGGGCTACTGGTGGTGGATCCTCCCCCCCGGCCTCTTGATCGTGCTCACCGCCATCACCTTCATGCTGATCTCGCTGGGCCTCGAGCCCATCGTGAATCCCCGCTTGCGGAGGGGGCCGTGATGAGGCCGTCGTACGGCGTAAGACCCTCCGAAGGAGACCCATGCCCCTGCTAGAAGTCCAGGACCTCATCCTGCACTACGCCACCCCTAAGGGAGCGGTGCGGGCGGTGGACGGGGTTTCCTTCACGCTCGAGGCCGGCGGGGAGGTGCTGGGCCTGATCGGGGAGTCTGGCAGCGGCAAAACCAGTTTGGGCCTGGCGCTGATGCGGCTGCTGCCCAAGAACGTGGCTCGCTACCAGGGCCTTGTGCGCTTCCAGGGGCGCGAGGTGATGACCCTCCCCGAGGCCGAACTGCGGCGCAGCCTGCGCTGGAAGGGCATCTCGATGGTCTTCCAGGGGGCCATGAACGCCTTCAACCCGGTGCTGCGGGTGGGCGACCAGGTGGCCGAGCGCATGTGGCTGGAGGGCATCCCCAGGCCCCAGGCCAAAAAAGAGGTGGAGCGGCTTTTAGAACGCGTGGGGCTGCCCGCCGAGGTCTATGGCCGTTACCCCCACGAGCTTTCGGGCGGGATGAAGCAGCGGGTGGTCATCGCCATGGCCCTGGCGCTCAAGCCCCCGCTGGTCATCCTTGACGAGCCCACCAGCGCGCTCGACGTGATCGTGCAGGCCCAGATCGTCAACCTGCTCAAGGACCTCAAGCGCGACCTGGGCCTGTCGATGCTCTTCATCACCCACGACCCCGCCCTGGCCGCGGACCTCTGCGACCGCGTAGCGGTGATGTACGGCGGGCAAATTCGCGAGCAGGGGAGCCTCGAGGCCCTCCTCACCCGCCCCCTCGACCCCTACACCCAGGGCCTCCTCGCCAGCATCCCCCGGCTGCACTCCGACACCCAGCCCGGCTTCCTGCGCGGCGCCCCGCCCGACCTGATCCGCCCGCCCGAGGGCTGCCGCTTTCAGGAGCGCTGCCCTCACGCCTTCGACGCCTGCAAGAAGCCGCCCGAGCTCCTCGAGCCCACGCCGGGCCATCAGGTGCGCTGCTGGCTCTACCACCCCGACTACCGCGTCGCCGGGCTCCCTCAGCCCACCCTCTCGGCAAGGACCCCACCCCCCCTGCGGCCCAGCCTCCCCGCTGCCCAGCCCATCCTCAGCGTGCGCGAGCTCAAGGTGTACTTCCGCGCCCGCAGCGGCTTCTTCGGCTCCATAGTGGTGAAAGCGCTGGACGGGGTGAGCCTCGAGCTCGCCAGGGGCGAGACCCTGGCGGTAGTGGGCGAGTCGGGCAGCGGCAAAACCACCCTGGG belongs to Calidithermus timidus DSM 17022 and includes:
- a CDS encoding ABC transporter permease; this encodes MRLGLRTVLRELWATGAGRAGLLLFGLLVLAALYVTLTYPRDFGPRRWSNPAIWGDYPKAAPPAWINLLGPKRPEHRILEARSPTRSEGNRRVYALSFDFQSDQPPTFLSFSLADVTYQARPPTVEAVLIRPDGGRIPLYRTVISGPFVGENPPYRRHQDEALRAALDSEPGAIEATYDYLVRQAPDIAYDAVQRQLPLALFGRWVDGGFVTLKGAYRLEVTLSVDDPRDSVGLVRFVAGGAVYGLMGTDAQGRDLTQGLLFGLPIALLIGLAVATLSTLLGTALGLISGYAGGRTDLLIQRAADVVNNVPVLPLLIFMVFVLGARLWLILLVLVLFSWPGLTILVRSMVLSLRTSPEVEAARALGASRSRIIVHHIFPHIAPFIFATLIFSAPSAILAEAGLSFLGLGDPTLPTWGQILEQGFRTGAVYLGYWWWILPPGLLIVLTAITFMLISLGLEPIVNPRLRRGP
- a CDS encoding ABC transporter ATP-binding protein yields the protein MPLLEVQDLILHYATPKGAVRAVDGVSFTLEAGGEVLGLIGESGSGKTSLGLALMRLLPKNVARYQGLVRFQGREVMTLPEAELRRSLRWKGISMVFQGAMNAFNPVLRVGDQVAERMWLEGIPRPQAKKEVERLLERVGLPAEVYGRYPHELSGGMKQRVVIAMALALKPPLVILDEPTSALDVIVQAQIVNLLKDLKRDLGLSMLFITHDPALAADLCDRVAVMYGGQIREQGSLEALLTRPLDPYTQGLLASIPRLHSDTQPGFLRGAPPDLIRPPEGCRFQERCPHAFDACKKPPELLEPTPGHQVRCWLYHPDYRVAGLPQPTLSARTPPPLRPSLPAAQPILSVRELKVYFRARSGFFGSIVVKALDGVSLELARGETLAVVGESGSGKTTLGRATLRLLSPTSGQIYFDGQDITRLPEKELIPFRRRAQAVFQDPYAALSPYMSVRQIVEEALLVHGGFSPRQREAKVHEALAQVRLSPAAEFAAKFPHQLSGGQRQRVGIARTLVLSPEYVVADEPVSMIDASSRAEILYLLKEIQLERGLSFLYITHDLATSRHFADRIAVLYLGRVVEVAKAVELIDRPHHPYTRALLEAVPEANPKNRLERRNVVQGEPPNPARVPSGCAFHPRCPLAIRGHCEHVRPELEQVAPGHWVACHLFPAQATDNARKGK
- a CDS encoding ABC transporter permease, translating into MLEPSLLRPLLLRALTLFGVLIAVLVLLAVSLGATGFSDKILQATVGEELRALRTSLTQTIRDPDQLEAALEARRKELLASYGLDRPWYTRIPGMVWRVLTLDLGEARNLRSYDGSSRIADIVLERLPNTIVLLTTATVITAVIGILAGVWMSTRVGSRLDRFIAYLAAVSYAVPTWWLGILLVLVLAFKLELLPPGGMYSAPPPEGGLARFLDLLWHSILPVLTLVLASVGPSIYSIRTLTLNIAQEDHVTVARAKGMPEPVVRNRHILRVAAPPIVTGLILGLAGSLGGSILVETIFDWRGMGRLYYDAIAGTPDEGLIVALTFMFTLLYVIARLILEVLYVWLDPRVRYEGGP
- a CDS encoding ABC transporter substrate-binding protein, whose translation is MLRKMLPYLTLAALAVVLGQGGGYKPPHQKPGPSAERLVFRAFNADRAPLDLKAGQMDLYLFSLKTTAAQELRGTPGIRLYQAPATSLSLILNPAPAPQGQLNPFSIKEVRQAVQLLVNREFIARDIFRGNAFPMITHLSPRDFDFLAIYDLDRGSGIRYDPERARSQIAQAMRQAGAELVGGRWQYRGQPIRLKFIARVEDERREIGDLVRSELEKAGFTVAMSYQTFAPAVLTVYSSDPKALEWHLYTEGWGRGAPQRYEFGSINSFYAPWLGNMPGWQQAGFWQYQNKELDELGKKLFTGDFKSEAERNQLYRRMTQLGLEESVRVWLVTAVNTFPARAELTGITEDLVAGPRNPWALREAYVPGKDTVTVGHLWVWTERSTWNPIGGIGDVYSSDIYRNLADPPLWNQPFTGETKPFRADFKVETAGPTGKLAIPSDAVLWDAASTRWRPVAAGARATSKVTFDYSRYFSSKWHHGQRISMADVLYSIAQGYELAYNPEKSKIEVAIAVTSRPLLETFKGFRVVEQNRLEVYVDFWHFEPSLIAGYALPSGVGTPWELLAAMDDLVFKQRRAAYTDTAAARFDVPWLSLVLDKDARAVVRTLRQFSDSGYVPEGVFELGGRSLVSAQEAKARYQAAIEWFNKYGHLVISNGPFFLARYDPPAQYAELRAFRDPSYPYKPGDWFQGEPPELAITRVDAPRVSIGRSAEVKASLRGPGTLGLRYLLVDPASGKVLAQGQSKTARAGDFSVTLDANATRGLKQGLYRLYLAAYSDSLASVAERTVDLNVAP